A genomic region of Photobacterium swingsii contains the following coding sequences:
- the trkA gene encoding Trk system potassium transporter TrkA, producing the protein MKIIILGAGQVGGTLAENLVGENNDITIVDKDPERLRELQDKYDLRVVQGFASHPKTLRDAGAQDADMLVAVTNSDETNMIACQIAFSLFNTPNRVARIRSPEYLKEKEQLFQSDAVPVDHLIAPEELVTGYIERLIEYPGALQVVGFAEDKVGLVAVKAYYGGPLVGNALSALREHMPHVDTRVAAIFRQGRPIRPQGTTIIEADDEVFFVAASNHIRSVMSELQRLEKPYKRLMIVGGGNIGAGLARRLEQTYSVKLIERNPERAENLSEMLENTIVFCGDASDQELLSEEHIEQIDVFIAVTNDDEANIMSAMLAKRMGAKKVMVLIQRGAYVDLVQGGTIDIAISPQQATISALLTHVRKADIVNVSSLRRGAAEAIEAIAHGDASTSKVVGRAISDIKLPPGTTIGAIVRGEEVLIGHDRTVIEQDDHVVMFLVDKKYIPDVERLFQPSPFFL; encoded by the coding sequence ATGAAGATAATTATCCTCGGAGCCGGTCAGGTCGGGGGCACACTCGCAGAAAACCTCGTGGGTGAAAACAACGATATCACTATCGTTGATAAAGACCCCGAGCGTCTGCGTGAGCTGCAAGATAAGTATGATCTGCGTGTCGTACAAGGCTTTGCGAGTCACCCTAAAACCTTACGCGATGCAGGCGCACAAGATGCCGACATGCTGGTCGCCGTCACGAACTCTGACGAAACCAATATGATTGCCTGTCAAATTGCCTTCTCTTTATTTAACACGCCCAACCGTGTCGCGCGTATTCGCTCTCCTGAATACCTGAAAGAAAAAGAGCAACTGTTCCAATCAGATGCCGTACCGGTTGATCACCTGATTGCCCCAGAAGAACTGGTTACGGGTTACATTGAGCGTTTAATTGAGTATCCAGGCGCACTTCAAGTGGTCGGTTTTGCAGAAGATAAAGTCGGTCTGGTCGCAGTAAAAGCCTACTACGGTGGTCCACTGGTCGGTAATGCGTTATCCGCCTTGCGCGAACACATGCCCCATGTTGATACCCGTGTCGCGGCTATTTTCCGCCAAGGCCGCCCTATTCGCCCACAAGGGACCACGATTATTGAAGCCGATGATGAAGTCTTCTTTGTCGCAGCAAGCAATCATATCCGTTCAGTCATGAGTGAATTGCAACGTCTTGAAAAGCCTTATAAGCGTTTGATGATTGTTGGTGGTGGTAATATCGGTGCAGGTTTAGCACGTCGATTAGAGCAAACCTACAGCGTGAAGCTCATTGAACGCAACCCTGAGCGTGCTGAAAACTTATCCGAAATGCTAGAGAACACAATTGTGTTCTGTGGTGACGCCTCCGATCAAGAGCTTCTCAGCGAAGAGCATATCGAACAAATTGATGTCTTTATTGCCGTGACCAACGACGATGAAGCCAATATTATGTCGGCGATGCTTGCCAAACGTATGGGTGCCAAGAAAGTCATGGTGCTTATTCAGCGCGGTGCTTACGTTGATTTGGTCCAAGGTGGCACAATAGATATTGCGATTTCACCGCAGCAAGCCACCATTTCGGCGCTATTAACCCATGTGCGTAAAGCCGATATCGTTAATGTTTCATCGCTACGCCGTGGTGCAGCAGAAGCCATTGAAGCCATTGCACACGGTGATGCCAGCACATCCAAAGTGGTGGGGCGTGCCATCAGTGATATTAAGCTACCGCCGGGCACTACCATAGGTGCGATTGTGCGTGGCGAAGAAGTGCTGATTGGCCACGACCGAACGGTTATTGAACAAGACGATCACGTGGTGATGTTCTTGGTTGATAAGAAATATATCCCAGACGTAGAACGCCTGTTCCAACCAAGTCCGTTCTTCTTATAA
- the trhA gene encoding PAQR family membrane homeostasis protein TrhA: protein MNKNAGPQYSVAEEIANSVSHGLGMLFGIVGLVLLLVQANDLNADTMSIASLSVYGGSMILLYLASTLYHAITLEKAKRVLKTLDHCAIYLLIAGTYTPFLLITLRTPLAMTLMAVIWGLALLGIALKIMFVYRFKKLSLATYLVMGWLALIAVYQLSLSLATGGLVLLGLGGVIYSLGVVFYVNKRIPYNHAIWHLFVLGGTICHFFAIYLYVKPI from the coding sequence ATGAACAAGAATGCCGGGCCGCAATATTCGGTAGCCGAAGAGATTGCCAACAGCGTGAGTCATGGTCTTGGCATGCTGTTTGGTATCGTCGGATTAGTGTTACTACTGGTTCAGGCGAATGATCTGAATGCCGATACAATGAGTATCGCCAGTTTAAGCGTTTATGGCGGCAGCATGATTTTGCTGTATTTAGCGTCGACCCTGTATCACGCGATTACGCTAGAAAAAGCGAAGCGAGTGTTGAAAACCTTAGATCACTGCGCGATATATTTACTGATCGCAGGGACCTATACCCCATTTTTGTTGATCACATTACGTACCCCACTTGCCATGACATTGATGGCGGTAATTTGGGGGCTTGCGCTATTGGGGATCGCCCTTAAGATTATGTTTGTATACCGTTTTAAAAAGTTATCACTGGCTACCTATTTGGTGATGGGATGGCTAGCGTTGATTGCGGTGTACCAGCTGTCTTTATCTTTAGCGACTGGCGGTTTAGTGCTGCTGGGATTGGGCGGGGTGATTTACTCGCTGGGTGTGGTGTTCTACGTCAATAAGCGTATTCCTTACAATCATGCGATTTGGCATTTATTTGTCTTAGGCGGCACCATTTGTCATTTCTTCGCGATCTATTTATACGTAAAACCTATTTGA
- the dprA gene encoding DNA-processing protein DprA: MSQLEDWLALTAIPQVGGVKVSRLLQHGTPTQLRAMSTDQLMSLGLSRSQIALFRVPHQARIDRCLMWAEQNDNTILTLDSPYYPTLLKQIAAAPPVLFVCGQVEYLSAPQLAIVGSRAASIDGRESAYDFAGALVAGNYVVTSGLALGVDGQAHSGALKHGGATLAVLGSGLSQIYPARHRGLAAKIKEQGALVSEFWPDEKPRPQNFPRRNRVISGLSVGVLVIEAAEKSGSLITARYALEQGREVFALPGSIRHPESRGCNALIKSGAKLVETPVDIFEEVGALTECAINSQLSQTLPQGEDQQLPFPALLATVGNEATPVDVVAERSEQPVHEVMMQLLELELLGFVTSVPGGYIKTRRGKS, encoded by the coding sequence ATGAGTCAGTTGGAAGACTGGCTTGCACTCACCGCTATTCCTCAAGTGGGCGGTGTGAAGGTGAGTCGTTTATTACAGCATGGTACGCCAACGCAGTTACGTGCTATGTCGACTGACCAATTAATGTCACTTGGCTTATCACGTTCGCAGATAGCCCTATTTCGTGTACCCCACCAGGCTCGTATTGATCGTTGCCTGATGTGGGCAGAGCAAAACGACAATACCATTCTGACCTTAGATTCCCCCTACTACCCGACGCTATTGAAGCAAATTGCGGCAGCTCCGCCTGTTTTGTTTGTGTGTGGGCAAGTGGAGTATTTAAGTGCGCCACAACTGGCCATTGTTGGCAGCCGAGCCGCCAGCATTGATGGCCGTGAGTCGGCTTATGATTTTGCTGGCGCTTTAGTGGCAGGTAATTATGTGGTGACCAGTGGATTAGCTTTAGGGGTTGATGGTCAAGCCCATAGCGGAGCCTTAAAGCATGGCGGCGCGACGCTGGCTGTCCTCGGGTCGGGGTTGTCACAGATATACCCTGCTCGTCATCGAGGTTTAGCCGCTAAGATAAAAGAACAAGGTGCGTTAGTGTCTGAGTTCTGGCCTGACGAAAAACCACGCCCGCAAAACTTTCCTCGACGTAATAGAGTGATCAGCGGCTTGTCGGTGGGCGTATTAGTTATAGAAGCAGCAGAAAAGAGTGGTTCACTGATTACTGCGCGTTACGCGCTCGAACAAGGGCGAGAAGTCTTTGCCCTACCCGGTTCGATTCGTCACCCAGAAAGTCGCGGCTGTAACGCATTAATTAAATCGGGTGCTAAATTGGTAGAAACCCCGGTCGATATATTTGAGGAGGTAGGTGCACTGACAGAGTGCGCAATAAATAGTCAATTAAGCCAAACTCTGCCACAGGGTGAAGATCAGCAATTGCCATTTCCAGCCTTGTTGGCTACCGTAGGCAATGAAGCAACACCCGTAGATGTGGTTGCTGAACGTAGTGAACAACCCGTACACGAAGTAATGATGCAATTATTAGAGCTAGAATTACTTGGGTTTGTTACCTCAGTACCCGGTGGCTATATCAAAACGAGGAGGGGCAAGTCATGA
- a CDS encoding YihD family protein, giving the protein MKTHRVNELIELIHPEWKKNPELNLIEFLLELAKEAKFEGKLEDLTDDVLIYHLKMRNSDQKEMIPGLAKDCENDFKTAILRARGIIK; this is encoded by the coding sequence ATGAAAACCCACCGCGTTAACGAACTGATTGAACTGATCCACCCTGAGTGGAAAAAGAACCCAGAACTTAACCTGATCGAGTTCCTGCTAGAGCTAGCGAAAGAAGCTAAGTTTGAAGGCAAGCTCGAAGATCTGACCGACGATGTTCTGATTTACCACCTTAAAATGCGCAACAGCGATCAAAAAGAAATGATCCCTGGTTTAGCGAAAGATTGTGAAAATGACTTTAAAACCGCTATTTTACGTGCGCGTGGCATCATTAAATAA
- a CDS encoding sporulation protein, with product MSLFRKSLASFGIGAAKVDTILPHDVLIPGQPLPIEVRVQGGATEQQIDNIHLVLCCRYLDEVTTGRGDSDQRKEKIPQTCKLAEWSLPEAFVIGAQEERQFAFTLDLPFNTPVTIGDAQVWLDTSLDIAMAVDPKDKDTLTVRPEPLMDGVFTALEQVGLRIRQVECEAAKGFALPFVQEFEFVPVSGPFHGRWRELEVVAYRDEQGLQLWFEVDRRLKGVSGMLAGFLGRGELKRELQISADCSPEAAGEQVVAFLDETT from the coding sequence ATGTCTTTATTTCGTAAGAGTCTCGCCAGTTTTGGTATCGGCGCTGCTAAAGTCGATACGATTTTACCTCATGATGTTTTGATCCCTGGGCAGCCCTTGCCGATTGAAGTTCGAGTGCAAGGTGGTGCGACTGAGCAGCAGATCGATAATATTCACTTGGTGTTGTGCTGCCGCTATCTTGATGAAGTGACAACAGGGCGCGGCGATAGCGATCAACGGAAAGAAAAAATCCCACAAACCTGTAAATTGGCGGAGTGGTCTTTGCCTGAAGCGTTTGTCATTGGTGCTCAAGAGGAACGGCAGTTTGCTTTTACCCTCGATCTTCCATTTAACACCCCTGTGACGATTGGCGATGCCCAAGTCTGGCTCGATACCTCGCTAGATATTGCGATGGCGGTTGATCCGAAAGATAAAGATACACTGACGGTTCGCCCTGAGCCTTTGATGGATGGAGTGTTCACGGCATTAGAGCAAGTGGGGCTGCGTATTCGTCAGGTGGAATGTGAAGCGGCAAAAGGCTTTGCGCTGCCTTTCGTACAAGAGTTTGAATTTGTACCGGTTTCCGGTCCATTTCATGGGCGTTGGCGTGAATTGGAAGTGGTTGCGTATCGTGATGAGCAAGGGCTACAACTCTGGTTTGAAGTAGATCGTCGCTTGAAAGGTGTGTCAGGTATGTTGGCGGGTTTTCTTGGACGTGGTGAGTTGAAGCGTGAATTGCAAATCAGTGCTGATTGCTCACCGGAGGCGGCGGGTGAGCAAGTGGTGGCTTTCCTTGATGAAACAACCTAA
- the def gene encoding peptide deformylase, which produces MSLLQVLTFPDDRLRTVAKPVEAVTPEIQKIVDDMIETMYDEEGIGLAATQVDVHQRIVVIDISEERNQPMVLINPEITEKRGEDGIEEGCLSVPGARALVPRAAEVSVKALDRDGNPFSFEADDLLAICVQHELDHLAGKLFVDYLSPLKRKRIQDKLAKIKRFNEKTQ; this is translated from the coding sequence ATGTCTTTATTGCAAGTATTAACATTCCCAGATGATCGCCTACGCACTGTAGCTAAGCCAGTTGAAGCAGTTACCCCTGAGATCCAAAAAATTGTCGATGACATGATTGAAACCATGTACGACGAAGAAGGTATCGGCCTTGCGGCTACACAAGTTGATGTACATCAGCGCATCGTAGTGATTGATATCTCTGAAGAACGCAATCAGCCTATGGTACTGATTAACCCTGAAATCACTGAAAAACGTGGTGAAGACGGTATTGAAGAAGGTTGTCTTTCTGTTCCTGGTGCTCGTGCCCTTGTGCCACGTGCCGCAGAAGTATCCGTAAAAGCACTCGATCGTGATGGGAACCCATTCTCGTTTGAAGCCGATGACCTACTTGCGATTTGTGTTCAGCACGAACTTGACCACTTAGCGGGTAAACTTTTCGTCGATTACTTGTCACCTCTGAAACGTAAACGCATTCAAGACAAGTTAGCGAAAATCAAACGTTTCAACGAAAAGACCCAATAA
- the fmt gene encoding methionyl-tRNA formyltransferase produces MSKPLKIVFAGTPDFAARHLAALLSSQHEVIAVYTQPDRPAGRGKKLTASPVKALALEHNVPVYQPENFKSDEAKQVLSDLNADLMVVVAYGLLLPQAVLDTPKLGCINVHGSILPRWRGAAPIQRSIWAGDTETGVTIMQMDIGLDTGDMLKIATLPIESTDTSATMYNKLAELGPDALIDCLGDIAEGKTVPVKQDDELANYAKKLSKEEAKIDWTMDAEAIERCVRAFNPWPMSYFTVAEQNVKVWRSAVETDNQGKPAGTILSADKHGIVVATGKGALRLIELQPPGKKAMQSQDLLNSRREWFEPGTVL; encoded by the coding sequence TTGAGCAAACCTTTGAAAATCGTTTTTGCTGGTACGCCAGACTTCGCCGCCCGTCACTTGGCGGCGTTGTTGTCTTCACAGCATGAAGTTATTGCCGTTTACACTCAGCCAGACCGCCCAGCCGGTCGTGGTAAGAAGCTTACGGCCAGTCCAGTAAAAGCACTGGCACTAGAGCATAACGTTCCCGTATACCAACCCGAAAACTTCAAATCCGATGAAGCCAAGCAAGTGCTGAGCGATTTGAATGCCGATCTTATGGTAGTGGTTGCCTACGGTTTGCTATTGCCGCAAGCCGTGTTGGATACCCCGAAACTGGGTTGTATCAATGTTCATGGTTCAATTTTACCGCGCTGGCGTGGTGCTGCACCTATCCAACGTTCTATCTGGGCAGGCGATACGGAAACCGGTGTCACCATCATGCAGATGGACATAGGTCTAGATACCGGTGACATGTTGAAAATCGCTACGCTGCCGATTGAGTCAACAGATACCAGCGCGACCATGTACAACAAACTGGCTGAATTAGGCCCAGATGCCTTAATTGACTGTCTAGGTGATATTGCTGAAGGCAAAACCGTTCCAGTGAAACAAGATGATGAACTGGCTAACTACGCGAAAAAGCTCAGCAAAGAAGAAGCTAAAATCGACTGGACCATGGATGCCGAAGCAATTGAACGCTGCGTTCGCGCTTTTAATCCTTGGCCAATGAGCTACTTCACCGTTGCTGAGCAAAACGTCAAAGTATGGCGCAGTGCCGTGGAAACCGACAACCAAGGCAAACCTGCGGGCACGATTCTTTCCGCTGACAAGCACGGTATTGTGGTTGCAACCGGTAAGGGTGCATTACGTCTGATAGAGCTACAACCTCCGGGTAAGAAAGCGATGCAAAGCCAAGATTTGCTGAACTCTCGCCGCGAATGGTTTGAACCCGGCACTGTTTTGTAA
- a CDS encoding TrkH family potassium uptake protein, which translates to MVNYRPILFVIGLVLSKIALFMYVPTLVAFFTGTGGFIDFATAVIITHVVAFLCLTFGRTNEFKLGVRDMFLITTLVWTIASAFAALPFVFINHISFTDAYFETMSGITTTGSTVLSGLDDMAPSILLWRSTLQWLGGVGFIVMGVAILPMLNVGGMRLFQTESSDWSDKSSPRTKSVAKNIVNVYLILTGLCVIGYILAGMNTFDAINHAFTTLSTGGYSTSDGSMNHFSNAAHWVAIIFMFAGGLPFLLFVQMLRKKSATALFNDAQVRGFTLLVLTTGLLVALWLTFDKDYAFIDAFRVSLFNIISVVTTTGFGLDDFTNWGAFPAIVFAFIMLVGGCSGSTAGGIKIFRFQVAFALLRKQMMQLIHPSGVFIQRYNGRPVTDGIVRSVVAFALTFIITIVVVAAILGMLGLDPVTSITGAVTAVANVGPGMGNIIGPTGNFATLPDAAKWVLSFGMLMGRLEILTVLVVFFPAFWRN; encoded by the coding sequence ATGGTTAATTACCGTCCTATCTTATTCGTGATTGGGCTGGTCTTATCAAAGATCGCCTTATTCATGTACGTCCCTACTTTAGTGGCGTTTTTTACTGGCACCGGTGGCTTTATTGATTTTGCCACCGCAGTGATCATCACCCATGTCGTGGCATTTCTATGCCTCACTTTTGGTCGTACCAATGAGTTTAAGCTCGGCGTACGCGATATGTTCTTGATCACTACCTTGGTATGGACCATCGCCAGTGCCTTCGCGGCACTGCCTTTTGTGTTCATTAACCATATCAGCTTTACCGATGCCTACTTCGAAACCATGTCTGGGATCACGACCACAGGCTCAACTGTGCTCAGTGGTCTTGATGATATGGCGCCCAGCATTTTGCTATGGCGCTCAACGCTACAATGGCTAGGCGGTGTCGGCTTCATCGTTATGGGGGTGGCGATCTTACCGATGCTCAACGTCGGTGGGATGCGACTGTTCCAAACTGAATCATCAGATTGGTCAGATAAAAGCTCACCACGAACCAAAAGCGTCGCCAAGAATATCGTCAATGTGTACTTGATCCTCACGGGTCTGTGCGTCATCGGTTATATCTTGGCGGGCATGAATACCTTTGATGCCATCAATCATGCCTTTACTACGCTTTCAACTGGGGGCTATTCCACCTCAGATGGGTCGATGAACCATTTCTCCAATGCCGCGCATTGGGTGGCCATCATCTTTATGTTTGCTGGCGGTTTACCTTTCTTATTGTTTGTACAAATGCTGAGAAAGAAAAGTGCGACCGCGTTATTTAACGATGCACAAGTACGAGGCTTTACCCTATTAGTGCTGACAACTGGGTTGTTAGTGGCGCTATGGCTAACGTTCGATAAAGATTACGCCTTTATTGATGCGTTTAGAGTCTCGCTATTCAATATCATCTCCGTGGTCACCACCACAGGTTTTGGCCTCGATGACTTCACCAACTGGGGAGCTTTCCCGGCGATTGTGTTTGCCTTCATTATGTTGGTCGGCGGCTGTTCAGGCTCAACCGCAGGCGGGATTAAGATCTTCCGTTTCCAAGTCGCCTTTGCCTTATTGCGTAAACAAATGATGCAACTGATCCACCCATCAGGTGTCTTCATTCAACGCTATAATGGCCGCCCCGTGACCGATGGTATCGTCCGTTCTGTGGTGGCTTTTGCCCTGACTTTCATTATCACAATTGTGGTGGTTGCAGCCATTCTCGGTATGCTGGGGTTGGATCCTGTTACCAGTATTACAGGTGCCGTCACGGCAGTCGCAAACGTCGGGCCCGGGATGGGTAACATCATAGGGCCAACAGGCAACTTTGCGACCTTGCCCGATGCTGCTAAATGGGTTCTGAGTTTTGGGATGTTAATGGGGCGCTTGGAGATCTTAACGGTACTCGTCGTGTTCTTCCCTGCGTTTTGGCGAAATTAA
- a CDS encoding LysM peptidoglycan-binding domain-containing protein, translating into MKSLSFLFSCVLTVAACIQPSWASNGSHHLVLNDHIPDVYTVKTGDTLWDISNHFLATPWLWPKLWQANPNIENPHLIYPGDKLYLVWVDGQPRLQRKPSKVIKLSPTIKVTRSPITTLQSSLVLPYLTEHRLLSDEALATAPRVIGSDDQRKQLSTGDRVWADTLLPIGEAWWVYRPIDTYSRKGSKRVTVLKEVAKLSVLSQQGETSTLALQSYRQEINLNDVLLPAPVQGASADLHFSPANPPADIDAQIMGAVDGQSYIATSDVVVLDKGHLDALQAGHVLQLYHPATEVAGKKGSYDYKRSPYSGTQFQLAPRGIGEVMVIRAYEAFSLAVVLRSTEPFSAGVSARSPQLTP; encoded by the coding sequence ATGAAGTCCCTCTCTTTTCTTTTTTCGTGTGTGCTTACCGTCGCGGCATGTATTCAGCCGAGTTGGGCGAGTAATGGCAGCCATCATCTTGTGTTGAACGACCATATTCCTGATGTGTACACAGTGAAAACTGGGGATACCTTGTGGGATATCTCTAACCACTTTTTAGCGACCCCTTGGCTATGGCCTAAGTTATGGCAGGCGAATCCGAATATTGAAAATCCGCACCTTATTTATCCTGGCGATAAGTTGTATTTAGTTTGGGTTGATGGCCAACCGCGGCTGCAGCGTAAGCCATCAAAAGTGATTAAGTTGTCACCGACAATTAAAGTCACACGTTCACCGATCACGACACTTCAGTCTTCTTTAGTGTTGCCATATTTAACCGAGCACCGCTTGTTATCCGATGAGGCGCTTGCGACAGCCCCACGTGTCATCGGTAGTGATGATCAACGTAAGCAACTCTCTACTGGTGATAGGGTGTGGGCGGATACTTTATTGCCCATTGGTGAGGCGTGGTGGGTATACCGTCCGATAGACACGTATAGCCGCAAAGGCAGCAAGCGTGTCACGGTTTTAAAAGAAGTGGCGAAATTAAGCGTATTATCTCAGCAAGGCGAGACCAGCACTCTGGCTTTGCAATCCTACCGCCAAGAAATCAATTTAAATGATGTGTTGTTACCAGCTCCTGTGCAGGGAGCGAGTGCGGATTTACATTTTTCACCAGCCAACCCTCCGGCAGATATTGACGCCCAAATCATGGGGGCTGTTGATGGACAATCGTATATAGCCACGTCGGATGTGGTCGTGCTGGATAAAGGTCACTTAGATGCGCTACAAGCCGGTCATGTTTTGCAGCTTTATCATCCAGCGACAGAGGTTGCAGGTAAGAAAGGCAGCTATGACTACAAACGCTCGCCGTATTCAGGGACGCAATTTCAACTTGCTCCTAGAGGGATTGGTGAAGTCATGGTGATCCGTGCTTATGAGGCCTTTAGCTTGGCGGTTGTTTTACGTAGTACTGAACCTTTCAGTGCGGGTGTGTCGGCGCGATCTCCTCAGCTGACACCATGA
- the rsmB gene encoding 16S rRNA (cytosine(967)-C(5))-methyltransferase RsmB, with protein MNVRAAAAKVIYQVVDQGQSLSNVLPAAQQDVRERDQALLQEICYGVLRWLPRLESITNQLMDKPLKGKQRVFHHLILVGLYQLGHMRIPAHAAVAETVDATKNLKKPQLRGLINAILRNYQRQQATLDEQSISHDAGRYGHPSWLLKLLKNSYPEQLEAIVEANNTKAPMWLRVNRQHHTRDAYRTLLDNEGIATELHPQAGDALRLLKPCDVTQLPGFADGWVSVQDAAAQLAVEYLQPQSGELILDCCAAPGGKTAHIMERQADTQVVAIDCDEHRLSRVHENLERLNLTAQVLCADARYPSDWWQGEKFDRILLDAPCSATGVIRRHPDIKWLRRADDIAALAELQAEIFDAMWLQLKSGGTLVYATCSITPQENSEQVKAFLSRTADATLVDSDPANPGRQILPGEEQMDGFYYAVLKKQ; from the coding sequence ATGAATGTAAGAGCCGCTGCAGCCAAAGTTATCTATCAGGTTGTTGATCAGGGCCAATCCCTTTCCAACGTACTCCCTGCTGCTCAGCAAGATGTCAGAGAGCGAGACCAAGCGCTATTGCAGGAAATTTGTTATGGCGTACTACGTTGGTTGCCGCGTTTAGAGTCGATCACCAACCAACTGATGGACAAGCCATTAAAAGGCAAACAACGGGTTTTCCACCACCTGATCCTAGTCGGTTTATACCAACTGGGTCACATGCGCATTCCCGCACATGCTGCCGTTGCTGAGACGGTTGATGCCACCAAAAACCTTAAGAAGCCACAGCTTCGTGGTTTAATCAACGCCATTTTACGTAATTACCAGCGTCAGCAAGCCACGCTGGATGAGCAATCTATCAGCCATGATGCGGGTCGTTACGGTCACCCAAGCTGGTTACTAAAACTGCTTAAAAATAGCTACCCAGAGCAACTGGAAGCGATTGTTGAAGCCAATAACACCAAGGCGCCGATGTGGCTGCGTGTAAACCGCCAGCACCATACGCGTGATGCATACCGCACCTTGCTCGACAATGAAGGGATCGCAACAGAATTGCACCCACAAGCGGGCGATGCCTTGCGCCTATTGAAGCCATGCGATGTAACTCAACTGCCGGGGTTTGCTGATGGTTGGGTATCCGTTCAAGATGCTGCGGCACAATTAGCGGTTGAGTACCTACAGCCACAATCTGGCGAACTTATCCTTGATTGCTGCGCCGCACCTGGCGGTAAAACGGCACACATCATGGAGCGCCAAGCCGATACCCAGGTGGTTGCGATCGACTGTGATGAACACCGTTTATCGCGTGTACACGAAAACCTTGAGCGCTTGAACCTTACCGCGCAAGTGCTGTGTGCTGATGCTCGCTACCCAAGTGATTGGTGGCAAGGTGAAAAATTTGATCGCATTTTGCTAGATGCTCCTTGTTCTGCAACAGGGGTTATTCGTCGTCACCCAGACATCAAATGGCTACGCCGTGCGGACGATATTGCGGCATTAGCCGAGCTTCAAGCTGAAATTTTTGATGCTATGTGGCTACAGCTCAAGTCAGGCGGTACTTTGGTTTACGCAACGTGTTCGATCACACCACAAGAAAATAGCGAGCAAGTAAAAGCCTTCCTAAGTCGCACTGCTGATGCCACCTTAGTGGATAGCGATCCAGCGAACCCAGGTCGTCAAATCCTACCCGGTGAAGAACAAATGGATGGCTTCTACTACGCAGTATTGAAGAAGCAATAA
- a CDS encoding FadR/GntR family transcriptional regulator produces the protein MERDQQRLVTSRNLSYRLAESIGQRILKGETPPGDILPGEVELGEMYGVSRTAVREAIKMLAAKGMVLPRPRIGTRVLPKRNWNYLDQDLLAWLDFDDSGELVEEFQRVRLTLEPEAAACTALNASDADRDELASLVHEMHKLGEQFDQERWIAVDTRFHQLIYFASGNHFISPFGNLFKAVFESYFRIITRERMLKLELHQKVVDGILARDPEAARKATIELLK, from the coding sequence ATGGAGCGAGATCAGCAACGGTTAGTCACTAGCCGAAACCTGTCGTATCGGTTAGCTGAGTCAATTGGTCAGCGTATTTTAAAAGGTGAAACGCCACCGGGTGATATCTTACCGGGTGAAGTTGAGCTGGGTGAAATGTACGGTGTAAGTCGAACGGCGGTACGCGAAGCAATTAAAATGTTGGCGGCCAAAGGTATGGTGCTGCCACGTCCGCGTATTGGTACTCGGGTATTACCAAAACGTAACTGGAACTACCTCGATCAAGACTTATTAGCGTGGCTCGATTTTGATGATTCGGGTGAGTTGGTTGAAGAGTTTCAGCGTGTGCGTTTAACCTTAGAGCCTGAAGCCGCTGCGTGTACGGCGCTCAATGCCAGTGATGCCGATCGTGATGAGTTGGCGAGCTTGGTACATGAAATGCACAAACTCGGTGAGCAGTTTGATCAAGAGCGTTGGATTGCGGTTGATACCCGCTTTCATCAGTTGATTTATTTTGCCTCGGGTAACCACTTTATCAGCCCATTTGGCAACTTGTTCAAGGCTGTCTTTGAGAGCTACTTCCGTATTATTACGCGTGAACGTATGTTGAAGCTTGAGCTTCACCAAAAAGTGGTTGATGGTATTTTAGCGCGAGACCCAGAAGCGGCTCGCAAAGCGACGATTGAGCTATTGAAGTAA